A DNA window from Tachysurus fulvidraco isolate hzauxx_2018 chromosome 4, HZAU_PFXX_2.0, whole genome shotgun sequence contains the following coding sequences:
- the LOC113649304 gene encoding deoxycytidylate deaminase-like: MASNGKSMQTHEQYDDEVFYVAVALMFSKKSPDPNTKVGACIVNEERKIVGVIFKAMPDGCEDEFPWDLEAKDKPEPDNLYVCHAELNAIMNKTSVDVKGCTMYVTLFPCNECGTVRSSSSQV; encoded by the exons ATGGCCAGCAATGGAAAAAGCATGCA GACACATGAACAATATGATGATGAGGTGTTTTACGTGGCTGTTGCTCTGATGTTTTCCAAGAAGAGCCCTGATCCTAACACAAAG GTGGGTGCGTGCATCGTAAATGAGGAGAGAAAAATTGTTGGAGTCATTTTCAAAGCAATGCCCGATGGCTGTGAGGATGAGTTTCCGTGGGATCTTGAAGCTAAGGACAAACCGGAGCCAGATAACCTGTATG TGTGTCATGCGGAGCTGAATGCCATCATGAATAAAACCTCAGTGGATGTGAAAGGATGCACCATGTACGTCACTCTGTTTCCCTGTAACGAGTGTGGTACTGTAAGGTCATCTTCCAGTCAG GTATAA